Proteins from one Pontibacter korlensis genomic window:
- a CDS encoding succinate dehydrogenase/fumarate reductase iron-sulfur subunit — MDLTLKVWRQKDKNSPGQMVTYPIKGISPDMSFLEMLDVLNEDILLRGEDPIAFDHDCREGICGMCSLFINGRPHGPERGTTTCQLHMRHFKDGETITIEPWRAAAFPVHKDLVVDRSAFDRIQQAGGYVSVNTGGVPDANAIPISKSIADKAFDAATCIQCGACVAACKNASAMLFVSAKVSQLSLLPQGQAERKTRVENMVAQMDIEGFGACTNTGACAAECPVGISLENINMLRREFIAAKATSENL; from the coding sequence ATGGACCTTACACTAAAGGTTTGGCGCCAAAAAGATAAAAATTCACCAGGTCAAATGGTGACCTACCCTATAAAGGGAATCTCTCCGGATATGTCTTTCCTGGAGATGCTGGACGTGCTTAACGAAGACATATTGCTAAGAGGAGAGGATCCAATTGCATTTGACCACGACTGCCGTGAAGGTATCTGTGGTATGTGCAGCCTCTTTATCAATGGTCGTCCGCATGGCCCAGAGCGTGGTACTACTACCTGCCAGCTGCACATGCGTCACTTCAAAGATGGTGAAACCATCACGATTGAGCCATGGAGAGCAGCTGCCTTCCCGGTACATAAGGACCTGGTAGTTGATCGTTCAGCGTTTGACCGCATCCAGCAAGCTGGTGGTTATGTATCGGTAAACACTGGTGGTGTACCTGATGCCAACGCTATTCCAATTTCAAAATCAATTGCTGATAAAGCATTTGATGCTGCAACCTGTATACAGTGTGGAGCTTGTGTAGCTGCCTGTAAGAATGCCTCAGCTATGCTGTTCGTTTCTGCCAAGGTATCTCAGCTGTCACTGTTGCCACAAGGTCAGGCTGAGCGTAAAACACGTGTGGAGAACATGGTAGCGCAGATGGACATTGAAGGATTTGGTGCTTGTACAAACACTGGTGCCTGTGCTGCTGAGTGTCCTGTTGGTATCTCTTTGGAGAACATCAACATGCTTAGAAGAGAATTTATCGCAGCTAAAGCCACTTCTGAGAACCTTTAG
- a CDS encoding NADPH-dependent FMN reductase: protein MITLISGTNRPNSNSRAIVNIYAEMLEKHGEPYQILDLAELPADFTYSALYKNTGKNEEFNRLTAMIANADKFVFAVPEYNSSFPGVLKAFIDGLDYPYTFKDKKGALIGLSSGMQGSGLALSHLSDILNYLGMHVMATRIKLAHIEKNFNGKQLTNQLYQELLEEHVEQFIKF from the coding sequence ATGATCACATTAATATCAGGTACTAACAGACCAAATTCAAATAGCAGGGCAATCGTTAATATCTATGCTGAAATGTTGGAGAAGCATGGAGAGCCATATCAAATATTAGACCTAGCCGAACTACCTGCAGATTTTACCTATTCAGCCTTGTATAAGAATACAGGCAAGAACGAAGAGTTCAACAGGCTAACAGCCATGATTGCCAATGCTGATAAGTTTGTGTTTGCAGTACCAGAGTATAACTCCTCCTTCCCTGGTGTGCTGAAGGCCTTTATTGATGGCTTGGATTACCCTTATACTTTCAAGGATAAAAAAGGTGCTTTGATAGGTCTATCATCAGGTATGCAAGGAAGTGGATTGGCGCTTAGCCATTTGTCTGACATCCTTAACTACCTAGGAATGCATGTAATGGCAACGCGTATCAAACTAGCTCACATAGAGAAAAACTTTAATGGAAAGCAGCTTACAAACCAGTTGTATCAGGAGCTACTGGAGGAACATGTTGAGCAGTTTATCAAATTCTAG
- the ftsZ gene encoding cell division protein FtsZ — translation MTPAYTFDLPSSGKSIIKVIGVGGGGSNAVNHMYNQGIKDVEFIICNTDAQALQSAAVPNKLQIGENLTEGLGAGANPEKGKQAALESKEEIREMLSNDTKMVFITAGMGGGTGTGAAPVIAKVAKELGILTVGIVTAPFAFEGRKKKTAAENGVKELGENCDTILVILNDKLREMFGNLTIREAFAKADNVLTTAAKSIAEIITVTAEVNVDFEDVKTVMKDSGAAVMGSATTEGEGRALRAAEEALSSPLLNNTDIHGAQRILLSIMSGEQAELEMDELTEITEYIQDKAGQEAEVIFGHGIDASLGQSIRVTVIATGFASDAESIIEPKKTVFDLESQKKIEVAEPAKPEPEVATFVSKPVAPAPVAAPKPAAPQPQPSNFDNSAPRRPEQSQQQQAQPQPQQPQRIVFELDGNSQNDFQNSYREEEAREVREKEEAAQRQLEERELMQRRAEERRERLRMLSSETTSEAIKEKLEVPAYLRRNVALDRVAHSSERNISRFNLNDDNEILGDNRFLHDNVD, via the coding sequence ATGACACCAGCATACACATTTGATTTGCCATCCAGCGGCAAGTCCATAATAAAGGTCATCGGTGTGGGAGGTGGTGGCAGTAATGCCGTTAACCACATGTACAACCAGGGCATCAAAGACGTGGAGTTCATCATCTGTAACACAGATGCACAGGCGCTGCAGAGTGCCGCCGTGCCTAACAAGCTACAGATTGGTGAGAACCTCACAGAGGGACTTGGTGCCGGTGCCAACCCTGAAAAAGGTAAACAAGCTGCTCTGGAAAGTAAGGAGGAGATTCGTGAAATGCTGAGCAATGATACCAAGATGGTGTTTATCACTGCTGGTATGGGTGGAGGTACTGGTACTGGTGCTGCTCCTGTCATTGCCAAAGTGGCGAAGGAATTGGGTATTTTGACAGTGGGTATCGTAACAGCCCCTTTTGCGTTCGAAGGTAGAAAGAAAAAGACTGCCGCAGAGAACGGTGTTAAGGAGCTTGGTGAGAACTGCGACACGATCCTGGTGATCCTGAACGATAAACTTCGCGAGATGTTCGGCAACCTGACCATACGTGAAGCTTTTGCAAAGGCGGACAACGTGTTAACGACTGCCGCAAAGTCTATTGCTGAAATCATAACGGTTACTGCTGAGGTGAACGTGGACTTTGAGGACGTGAAAACGGTAATGAAAGACTCTGGTGCCGCAGTGATGGGTTCTGCGACAACAGAGGGAGAGGGCCGTGCTCTTCGTGCCGCCGAGGAGGCGCTTTCTTCTCCATTGCTGAACAACACTGACATTCATGGGGCTCAGAGAATCCTGCTTTCAATTATGTCTGGTGAGCAGGCCGAGCTGGAAATGGATGAGTTGACAGAAATCACTGAATACATTCAGGACAAAGCCGGCCAGGAAGCTGAGGTTATCTTCGGCCACGGTATTGATGCTTCGCTTGGTCAGAGTATTCGTGTAACTGTGATAGCTACTGGCTTTGCCAGCGATGCGGAGAGCATCATCGAGCCAAAAAAAACAGTTTTTGACTTAGAGAGCCAAAAAAAAATTGAAGTAGCTGAGCCTGCAAAGCCTGAGCCAGAGGTTGCGACATTCGTATCTAAGCCTGTTGCGCCAGCTCCGGTCGCTGCTCCTAAACCTGCAGCTCCGCAACCGCAGCCAAGCAACTTCGATAACAGTGCACCGCGTCGCCCTGAGCAGTCACAGCAGCAGCAAGCACAGCCTCAACCACAGCAGCCACAGCGCATTGTGTTTGAACTGGATGGAAACTCACAAAACGATTTCCAAAACAGCTATCGGGAAGAGGAAGCGCGTGAAGTACGTGAGAAAGAAGAGGCAGCACAGCGCCAGTTGGAAGAGCGTGAGCTGATGCAGCGTCGTGCAGAAGAGCGTCGTGAGCGTCTGCGCATGCTAAGCTCAGAGACTACTTCTGAGGCTATCAAAGAGAAGCTGGAAGTACCTGCTTATCTTCGTCGCAATGTTGCCTTGGATAGAGTAGCTCACTCTTCTGAGAGAAACATCTCTCGTTTCAACTTAAACGATGATAACGAAATACTAGGTGATAACCGTTTTCTACATGATAATGTAGACTAG
- the ftsA gene encoding cell division protein FtsA produces MQNDKIVVGLDIGTTKVCALVGRRNEFGKLEILGMGKAVSEGVVRGIVSNIDKTVEAIKKAISQAEEQAKINIGVVNVGIAGQHIKSLQHNGSITRQVTDDEITVEDVNRLTNDMYRLVTPPGSEIIHVMPQEYKVDYEEGIVDPVGMSGVRLEGNFHIITAQSNAINNINKCVARAGLEVDQLILEPLASSMSVLSDEEKEAGVALVDIGGGTTDLAIFKDNIIRHTAVLPFGGNIITSDIKQGCMVMQNQAEQLKVKFGRAIADEASDNEIVSIPGLRDRTPKEISIKNLAYIIEARMEEIVELVYAEIVRSGYANSLAGGIVITGGGAQLQNLVQLVEYITGMDTRIGYPNEHLGRSKVDAVKGPMYATSVGLVLAGYQPLDQRVERYKGVEEQVYTKPAVEPKSTNSNSGGGLLQKLKGFLSDDID; encoded by the coding sequence ATGCAGAACGACAAAATAGTAGTAGGCTTGGATATTGGGACAACCAAGGTTTGCGCACTTGTAGGTCGGAGAAATGAGTTTGGCAAGCTGGAGATATTGGGCATGGGTAAAGCCGTGTCAGAGGGAGTGGTGCGAGGCATTGTGAGTAATATCGATAAGACTGTCGAAGCCATAAAGAAAGCGATTAGCCAGGCTGAAGAGCAAGCGAAGATTAACATCGGCGTGGTGAACGTAGGTATTGCAGGGCAGCATATCAAAAGCCTGCAGCACAATGGCAGCATTACACGCCAGGTAACTGACGATGAGATCACAGTGGAGGATGTAAACCGCCTCACCAACGATATGTACCGCTTGGTAACACCTCCGGGCAGTGAGATCATTCACGTGATGCCACAGGAGTATAAAGTTGATTACGAAGAAGGTATCGTGGATCCTGTTGGTATGTCAGGTGTGCGTTTGGAGGGTAACTTCCATATCATCACAGCACAGTCCAATGCCATCAATAATATCAATAAATGTGTCGCCCGCGCAGGCCTCGAAGTAGATCAGTTAATACTGGAGCCATTAGCTTCAAGTATGTCAGTACTGAGCGATGAGGAGAAAGAAGCTGGCGTAGCATTGGTAGATATTGGCGGCGGTACAACAGACCTGGCCATCTTTAAAGACAATATTATCCGCCATACGGCAGTTCTTCCTTTTGGAGGCAACATCATAACCTCTGACATAAAGCAGGGATGTATGGTGATGCAAAACCAGGCTGAGCAGTTAAAGGTGAAGTTCGGAAGAGCAATCGCTGATGAGGCTTCAGATAACGAAATCGTTTCTATACCTGGTCTGCGTGATCGTACTCCGAAGGAAATCTCTATAAAAAACCTGGCTTATATTATTGAGGCCAGAATGGAGGAGATCGTGGAGTTGGTATATGCTGAGATAGTACGCTCAGGTTACGCCAACAGCCTCGCTGGAGGTATTGTAATTACTGGTGGTGGCGCCCAATTGCAGAACCTGGTGCAGCTGGTAGAGTATATTACCGGCATGGATACCCGTATCGGTTATCCGAACGAGCACCTGGGCAGATCGAAAGTTGATGCCGTAAAAGGCCCAATGTACGCCACAAGCGTGGGCCTGGTGTTGGCAGGATATCAGCCACTCGATCAGCGCGTGGAGCGCTACAAAGGAGTAGAAGAGCAAGTATACACAAAGCCGGCTGTGGAGCCTAAGAGTACAAATAGCAACAGCGGTGGGGGACTGCTGCAAAAGCTAAAAGGCTTCTTATCAGACGACATAGACTAA